The DNA sequence GCGAGCTCGAGGTGCACGGCGACGTCTACACCGCGCTGGACCGGCTCGCGGGCGCCGGCGTCCACAAGCCGTCGGCCGCCGAGCAGGTCAGGCTCTACCGCGCGCTGGCGCCGTTCGCCCTGCGCCGCGAGTCGCCGCCGGAGGAGGAGGTGCGCCTCGGCGGCCTGCGCCACAGCAAGCGCCGCGACGCCGACGCCATCCACCACCACTACGACGTCAGCAACACGTTCTACCGCTGGGTGCTCGGCCCGTCGATGGCCTACACCTGCGCGGTGTTCCCGAAGGCCGACGCGACGCTCGAGGAGGCGCAGGAGGAGAAGTTCGACCTCGTGTGCCGCAAGCTCGACCTCCAGCGCGGCCAGCGCCTCCTGGACGTCGGGTGCGGTTGGGGCGGTCTCGTGCGCCACGCCGTCAAGCACTACGGCGTCAAGGCGATCGGCGTCACGCTCTCGCAGCGGCAGGCGGAGTGGGGCGCCGACGTGCTCGAGAGCGAGGGCCTCGGGCACCTCGCCCAGATCCGGTTCCAGGACTACCGCGACGTCGAGGAGCGCGGCTTCGACGCGATCTCCTCGATCGGGCTCACGGAGCACATCGGGCTGAAGAACTACCCGGGGTACTTCTCGTTCCTCAAGTCGCGGCTCAACCCGACGGGCCGCCTGCTCAACCACTGCATCACGCGCACGGACACGCACTCGCGCACGGCGTTCAAGCACGGCTTCATCAACCGCTACGTGTTCCCCGACGGCGAGCTCGTGCCCGTGGGCCGCATCATCTCGGCGATCGAGGACGAGGGCTTCGAGGTGCGGCACGAGGAGAACCTGCGCGAGCACTACGCGCTCACCCTCACGCAGTGGTCGAAGAACCTCGACGAGCACTGGGACGAGGCCGTCGCCGAGGTCGGCATCGGCAAGGCCCGCGTGTGGCGGCTGTACATGGCCGCGTCCCGGGTCGGCTTCGAGCGCAACATCATCCAGCTGCACCAGGTGCTCGCGGTCTCGCCCGACGAGCGCGGCTGGTCCGACGTCCCGCTCCGCCTCGGCATCGACCGCACCTGACCCCCGACCCTTCGTCGTTACTGCCCGAAGAACCGGAGAACCGCCGGCGGGTTCAAGGGGTCGTTGCACCTGATGATGTGCGGCGGAGGTTGGGATGCCTGGTGCGCGGTTGACGGTGCATGAGCGTGTGGTGATCGAGCGGGGTCTGGCGCAGGGGTTGACGCATGGGCAGATCGCGGGGTTGATCGGGAAGGATCGGTCAACGGTGTCGCGGGAGGTGGCGCGGAACTCGGGGAGCCGGCCGTGGACTCCGGTGCCGGTGCGTGCTCCTGGGCATCGGGGTCCGGGGCGGGTGGCGCGGTATCACGCGCTGGTCGCCGAGGAGCGGGCGCGGCGTTCGGCTCGGCGGCCTAAGCCCAGCAAGCTGGTCGGGGAGCTGGGGGTGGTGGTGGCGGGGCTGCTCGGGGCGGACTGGTCCCCGGAGCAGATAGCGGCGATGTTGCCCGAGCTGTATCCCGACGACGACGGTATGCGGGTGAGTCATGAGTCGATCTACCGGGCGCTGTTCGTGCAGACCCGCGGGGAGCTGCGCCGGGAGCTGACCCAGCACTTGCGCACCGGGCGCACGGCCCGCAAACCACAGGGCCGGGTCGAGAAGCGGGGCCGCCTGGTCGGGATGACCCCGATCAGCGCCCGACCGGCGCAGGCCGCCGACCGGGCCGTGCCCGGGCACTGGGAGGGCGACCTGCTGCTCGGCGGGGTCGGCAAGGGCGCGGTGATCACCCTGGTCGAACGCAGCACCCGGTTCGTGCTGCTCGCCCCGCTGCCCGACTCCCACAAGGCCATCGACCTGCGCGAGACGCTGACCCCGATGATCGCCTCCCTGCCCGATCAGATCCGTCGCACGCTGACCTGGGACCAAGGCTCGGAGATGGCCGAGCACGCCCGCATCGCCATCGACGCCGACATCGAGATCTACTTCTGCGACCCCCACTCGCCCTGGCAGCGCGGCAGCAACGAGAACACCAACGGCCTGCTCCGCCAGTACTGGCCCAAGGGCTGCGACATGCGCGACCTGACCCAGGCCGACTGCGACGAGGTCGCCCTCAAGCTCAACACCCGCCCACGCGAGACCCTCGGCTGGAAGACTCCCCGACAGGCACTCGACCGAGTGCTCGGTGCAACAGCCGCCTGAACCCGCCGGGCCTTTTCCGGTCATTCGGGCAGTAACGACGGGTCCGGCGGCGGGCTCGCGGGCTGAGGGGCGCGGCCGCGGTCGCGGCCGCGCTTGACGGCGTACAGCTCGTCGTCGGCCCGGCCCAGCGCCTCGGCCAGCGTCTCGTCGCGCTCCCACTCGGCGAACCCCGCCGACCACGGGGCGATGTGCTCGTCGCGCAGCCGCGCCACCAGCTCGCGGGCCTCCCCGCGCGTGGTGCGCGGCAGCACCAGCGCGAACTCGTCGCCGCCGTGGCGGGCCAGCACGTCGCTCGCGCGCAGCTGCGGGCGCCAGGCGTCGACGAGGCTGCACAGCAGCCGATCGCCGGCGGCGTGCCCGCGGGTGTCGTTGAACAGCTTGAACCCGTCGAGGTCGATCATCCCCACCGTGATCACGCCGCCGGAGCGGTCGACCTCGGCGCGCAGCGCGGCGGTGACGACGTCGAGCCCGCGCCGGTTGAGCAGGCCGGTCAGCTCGTCGCGCATCACGAGCTCGTGCAGCGAGGTGACCAGCCGCGAGACCACGAGGCTCACCCCGGCCACGCACACCACGACCGCGAGGTAGGACAGCCAGGTGAGCGAGAGCGGGTTGAGCGCCGCCCCGCACGAGAAGAGCGCCAGCATCGCGACGAGGTGGACCAGGAAGCGCCGCGGGGGCAGGAAGTACGCCGCGTACAGCGCGATCGCCATCACGCCGAGGCCGAGCAGCAGCTGGTAGTCGACGTACTCCACCACCACGACGCCGTACGCCGCGACCACGTAGGTGAGGGCGAGCACGACGTCGATGTGCCACCAGCGCACGGAGCGGCGGAACGCGAGCAGCGCGACGCCCACCGCCAGGAGCAGCACGCCGGACCGCACGGCTGTGACGTTGACCGGGGTGGCCGGGTTGGGCACCGTGCCGAACACCAGCCCGAAGACGCCGGCCACGGCCAGCAGTCCGCCGAGCACCCGGGCCTGCGCCGGGCCGCTCTGCGGCAGCGCGGCCGACGAACGCACGGCACCGCCCGTCCTCGTCGGGGGACGCACGGCGCCCGGCAGATGCACGGCCCGAGACTAGTCACGCCCCCGCGCCCCGTCAGCCGCCCGGTCGCCCCTGCCGGAGAAGCCGCCAGCCGGCCGATCCGACTGCGACGTTACTGCCGCAAGACGCGGAGAACCGGCCCAGTTCCGGTCATTCGGGCAGTGACGTCGCGCGGATCCCGGGCCAGGCCGCGGCGTCAGCGGTGGCGGCGCTTGGCGTCGTAGAGCAGGGCGTCGGCGGCGGAGAGCGCGGTGTAGAGGTCGCACCCGCCGTCCCAGGCGGCGACGCCGGCGGTCCAGGCCGCGGGGTGCGCGTCGTGGAGACGGGCCACGAGCTCCTCGGCGTCGCCGACGTCGGTGCCCGGGAGCACGAGCGCGAACTCGTCGCCGCCGTAGCGGCCGAGCAGGTCGCTGCCGCGCAGCGCGGAGCGCCACGCCTCGACGAGGTCGGCCATGAGCTGGTCGCCCGCGAGGTGCCCGTTCGCGTCGTTGTAGGACTTGAACCCGTCGAGGTCGATCATGACGACGGCCAGCGGCGCGCCGGTGCGCCGCGCGGTGGCCGCGAGCGCCGAGCTGGTCACCTCGAGCCCGCGTCGGTTGAGCGCACCGGTGAGGGAGTCGCGCAGCGCCAGCCGCCGCAGCCGCTCGGCCATCCCCGACACCATCAGCGACACCGCCACGATCACCATGCACACGAGCACGAGGTCCCA is a window from the Frankiales bacterium genome containing:
- a CDS encoding methyltransferase domain-containing protein, producing MKLADMISLVVGPDTDIELTAYDGSHWGHPGSDVRLDVRSPRAVSLLMSSPGQLGLARAYVAGELEVHGDVYTALDRLAGAGVHKPSAAEQVRLYRALAPFALRRESPPEEEVRLGGLRHSKRRDADAIHHHYDVSNTFYRWVLGPSMAYTCAVFPKADATLEEAQEEKFDLVCRKLDLQRGQRLLDVGCGWGGLVRHAVKHYGVKAIGVTLSQRQAEWGADVLESEGLGHLAQIRFQDYRDVEERGFDAISSIGLTEHIGLKNYPGYFSFLKSRLNPTGRLLNHCITRTDTHSRTAFKHGFINRYVFPDGELVPVGRIISAIEDEGFEVRHEENLREHYALTLTQWSKNLDEHWDEAVAEVGIGKARVWRLYMAASRVGFERNIIQLHQVLAVSPDERGWSDVPLRLGIDRT
- a CDS encoding IS30 family transposase, which gives rise to MPGARLTVHERVVIERGLAQGLTHGQIAGLIGKDRSTVSREVARNSGSRPWTPVPVRAPGHRGPGRVARYHALVAEERARRSARRPKPSKLVGELGVVVAGLLGADWSPEQIAAMLPELYPDDDGMRVSHESIYRALFVQTRGELRRELTQHLRTGRTARKPQGRVEKRGRLVGMTPISARPAQAADRAVPGHWEGDLLLGGVGKGAVITLVERSTRFVLLAPLPDSHKAIDLRETLTPMIASLPDQIRRTLTWDQGSEMAEHARIAIDADIEIYFCDPHSPWQRGSNENTNGLLRQYWPKGCDMRDLTQADCDEVALKLNTRPRETLGWKTPRQALDRVLGATAA
- a CDS encoding diguanylate cyclase; the protein is MRSSAALPQSGPAQARVLGGLLAVAGVFGLVFGTVPNPATPVNVTAVRSGVLLLAVGVALLAFRRSVRWWHIDVVLALTYVVAAYGVVVVEYVDYQLLLGLGVMAIALYAAYFLPPRRFLVHLVAMLALFSCGAALNPLSLTWLSYLAVVVCVAGVSLVVSRLVTSLHELVMRDELTGLLNRRGLDVVTAALRAEVDRSGGVITVGMIDLDGFKLFNDTRGHAAGDRLLCSLVDAWRPQLRASDVLARHGGDEFALVLPRTTRGEARELVARLRDEHIAPWSAGFAEWERDETLAEALGRADDELYAVKRGRDRGRAPQPASPPPDPSLLPE
- a CDS encoding diguanylate cyclase; this translates as MRGPQDGGLARPAPSRQVRARTSLESVPRRLPYAVLTLVLGTAAAFVLLVGVVLEDEADLRSNNTVLAVVLAGLALASWVALPRIPDELGLDIAIATVSLLAGWAAYAVPRMEAQFLVGICLTLFGVFAAYFRPRPRFLAHLVLLVSAYAAGVALNPQLESPWDLVLVCMVIVAVSLMVSGMAERLRRLALRDSLTGALNRRGLEVTSSALAATARRTGAPLAVVMIDLDGFKSYNDANGHLAGDQLMADLVEAWRSALRGSDLLGRYGGDEFALVLPGTDVGDAEELVARLHDAHPAAWTAGVAAWDGGCDLYTALSAADALLYDAKRRHR